A single region of the Ancylobacter novellus DSM 506 genome encodes:
- the ccmA gene encoding heme ABC exporter ATP-binding protein CcmA, producing the protein MRLVVEDLACRRGARLLFEGLGFTLESGRALVVTGPNGTGKSSLLRLLAGLSGPAAGRIRLEGAAEPEDFAEEVHYLGHLDAHKAALSAEENLSFWRAMLGRPALTVTEAMEEVGLGGLGGLPVAVLSAGQKRRLALARLLVAERPLWLLDEPTTALDVAAQARFAALARAHVDKGGMIVAATHAPLDLGPSDALDLGARRPASPIASVVA; encoded by the coding sequence ATGCGCCTCGTCGTCGAGGATCTGGCCTGCCGGCGCGGGGCGCGGCTGCTGTTCGAGGGGCTCGGCTTCACCCTGGAATCGGGGCGCGCGCTCGTCGTCACCGGCCCGAACGGCACCGGCAAGTCCTCGCTCCTGCGCCTGCTGGCGGGGCTTTCCGGGCCGGCCGCCGGCCGCATCCGCCTCGAAGGCGCCGCCGAGCCGGAGGATTTCGCCGAGGAGGTGCACTATCTCGGCCATCTCGACGCCCACAAGGCGGCGCTCTCGGCCGAGGAGAACCTTTCCTTCTGGCGCGCCATGCTGGGCCGGCCGGCGCTAACGGTCACTGAAGCCATGGAGGAGGTCGGGCTCGGCGGCCTCGGCGGGCTCCCCGTCGCCGTGCTCTCGGCCGGGCAGAAGCGGCGGCTCGCGCTCGCCCGGCTTCTCGTCGCCGAGCGCCCGCTCTGGCTGCTGGACGAGCCGACCACGGCGCTCGACGTCGCCGCGCAGGCGCGCTTCGCCGCCCTCGCGCGTGCGCACGTCGACAAAGGCGGAATGATCGTCGCCGCCACCCACGCCCCGCTCGATCTCGGCCCCTCCGATGCGCTCGACCTCGGCGCCCGGCGCCCGGCGAGCCCCATAGCTTCGGTGGTCGCATGA
- the acnA gene encoding aconitate hydratase AcnA, with the protein MTSLDSFKSRKTLTVGTKTYVYYSLPEAEKNGLEGVSALPFSMKVLLENLLRFEDGRSVSKNDIISIKDWLLNRGKAEREIAYRPARVLMQDFTGVPAVVDLAAMRDAMVNLGGDPKRINPLVPVDLVIDHSVIVNFFGNNAAFGKNVEEEYKQNQERYRFLKWGQSAFDNFRVVPPGTGICHQVNLEYLAQTVWTKDEDGATVAYPDTCVGTDSHTTMVNGLGVLGWGVGGIEAEAAMLGQPVSMLIPEVIGFKLTGQLNEGITATDLVLTVTQMLRKKGVVGKFVEFFGPGLDHLSLADRATIGNMAPEYGATCGFFPVDSETIAYLDETGRTDERIALVEAYSKAQGMWREASTSDPVFTDVLELDISTVLPSLAGPKRPQDRVLLSGTKQGFLAALEGEFKKPGEAAKRVAVEGADYTLGHGDVTIAAITSCTNTSNPSVLIAAGLLARNAVAKGLTSKPWVKTSLAPGSQVVEGYLNASGLQPDLDKLGFNLVGFGCTTCIGNSGPLPEAISEAVNKNDLVAGAVISGNRNFEGRVNPDVKANYLASPPLVVAYAIAGSLQIDLTTEPLGTGSDGQPVFLKDIWPSNQEIAKFIRENVTKKMFQEKYADVFKGDENWRKIAIPTGETYAWDDRSTYVQNPPYFEGMKMEPEPVTDIIKARVMGLFLDSITTDHISPAGSIKEASPAGHYLRDHQVRPADFNQYGTRRGNHQVMMRGTFANIRIKNQMLSGKEGGFTTHWPDGTEMPIYDAAMLYKREGVPTVVFAGKEYGTGSSRDWAAKGTALLGIRAVIAQSFERIHRSNLVGMGVVPLVFQNDESWQSLGIKGDEIVTLRGIEGDLKPRQTLIAEIAFGDGTVKNVPLTCRIDTLDELDYFRNGGILPYVLRNLAA; encoded by the coding sequence GTGACGTCGCTCGACAGCTTCAAAAGCCGGAAAACTCTCACCGTCGGGACCAAGACCTACGTCTATTACAGCCTGCCGGAGGCCGAAAAGAACGGCCTCGAAGGCGTCTCGGCCCTGCCCTTCTCCATGAAGGTGCTGCTGGAAAACCTGCTCCGCTTCGAGGACGGCCGCTCCGTCTCCAAGAACGACATCATCTCCATCAAGGACTGGCTCCTCAACCGCGGCAAGGCCGAGCGCGAGATCGCCTATCGCCCCGCGCGCGTGCTGATGCAGGACTTCACCGGCGTTCCGGCCGTGGTCGACCTCGCCGCCATGCGCGACGCCATGGTCAATCTCGGCGGCGACCCCAAGCGCATCAACCCGCTGGTGCCGGTCGACCTCGTCATCGACCATTCGGTGATCGTCAACTTCTTCGGCAACAACGCCGCCTTCGGCAAGAATGTCGAGGAAGAGTACAAGCAGAATCAGGAGCGCTACCGCTTCCTGAAATGGGGCCAGTCGGCCTTCGACAATTTCCGCGTCGTGCCGCCCGGCACCGGCATCTGCCACCAGGTGAACCTCGAATATCTGGCGCAGACCGTGTGGACCAAGGACGAGGATGGGGCGACCGTCGCCTATCCCGACACCTGCGTCGGCACCGACAGCCACACCACCATGGTCAACGGCCTCGGCGTGCTCGGCTGGGGCGTGGGCGGCATCGAGGCCGAGGCGGCCATGCTCGGCCAGCCGGTCTCTATGCTCATCCCCGAGGTGATCGGCTTCAAGCTGACCGGCCAGCTCAACGAGGGCATCACCGCCACCGACCTCGTGCTCACCGTCACCCAGATGCTGCGCAAGAAGGGCGTGGTCGGCAAGTTCGTCGAGTTCTTCGGCCCCGGCCTCGACCACCTCTCGCTCGCCGACCGCGCCACCATCGGCAACATGGCCCCGGAATACGGCGCCACCTGCGGCTTCTTCCCGGTCGATTCGGAGACCATCGCCTATCTCGACGAAACCGGCCGCACCGACGAGCGCATCGCCCTCGTCGAGGCCTATTCGAAGGCGCAGGGCATGTGGCGCGAGGCGAGCACCTCCGATCCCGTCTTCACCGACGTGCTCGAGCTCGACATCTCGACCGTGCTGCCCTCGCTCGCCGGCCCGAAGCGCCCGCAGGACCGCGTGCTGCTCTCCGGCACCAAGCAGGGCTTCCTCGCCGCGCTCGAGGGCGAGTTCAAGAAGCCGGGCGAGGCGGCCAAGCGCGTGGCGGTGGAAGGCGCCGACTACACGCTCGGCCATGGCGACGTGACGATTGCCGCCATCACCTCCTGCACCAACACCTCGAATCCGAGCGTGCTGATCGCCGCGGGCCTGCTCGCCCGCAACGCCGTCGCCAAGGGCCTGACCTCCAAGCCCTGGGTGAAGACCTCGCTGGCGCCCGGCAGCCAGGTGGTCGAAGGCTATCTCAACGCCTCCGGCCTCCAGCCCGACCTCGACAAGCTCGGCTTCAACCTGGTCGGCTTCGGCTGCACCACCTGCATCGGCAATTCCGGCCCGCTGCCCGAGGCGATCTCGGAGGCGGTCAACAAGAACGACCTCGTCGCCGGCGCCGTCATCTCCGGCAACCGCAACTTCGAAGGCCGCGTGAACCCGGACGTGAAGGCGAACTACCTCGCCTCCCCGCCGCTGGTCGTCGCCTACGCCATCGCCGGCTCGCTGCAGATCGACCTCACCACCGAGCCGCTCGGCACGGGCTCGGACGGGCAGCCGGTGTTCCTCAAGGACATCTGGCCGTCCAACCAGGAGATCGCGAAGTTCATCCGCGAGAACGTCACCAAGAAGATGTTCCAGGAGAAATACGCGGACGTGTTCAAGGGCGATGAGAACTGGCGCAAGATCGCCATTCCCACCGGCGAGACCTATGCCTGGGACGACCGCTCCACCTATGTGCAGAACCCGCCCTATTTCGAGGGCATGAAGATGGAGCCGGAGCCGGTCACCGACATCATCAAGGCGCGGGTGATGGGCCTGTTCCTCGACTCCATCACCACCGACCACATCTCGCCCGCCGGCTCGATCAAGGAAGCCAGCCCCGCCGGCCACTATCTGCGCGACCATCAGGTCCGCCCGGCCGACTTCAACCAGTACGGCACGCGGCGCGGCAACCACCAGGTGATGATGCGCGGCACCTTCGCCAACATCCGCATCAAGAACCAGATGCTGAGCGGCAAGGAAGGCGGCTTCACCACGCACTGGCCCGATGGCACGGAGATGCCGATCTACGACGCCGCCATGCTCTACAAGCGGGAAGGCGTGCCGACCGTCGTCTTCGCCGGCAAGGAATACGGCACCGGCTCCTCGCGCGACTGGGCGGCCAAGGGCACGGCACTGCTCGGCATCCGCGCCGTCATCGCCCAGAGCTTCGAGCGCATCCACCGCTCGAACCTGGTCGGCATGGGCGTGGTGCCGCTGGTGTTCCAGAACGACGAGTCCTGGCAGTCGCTCGGCATCAAGGGCGACGAGATCGTCACGCTGCGCGGCATCGAGGGCGACCTCAAGCCCCGCCAGACGCTGATCGCCGAGATCGCCTTCGGCGACGGCACGGTGAAGAATGTGCCGCTGACCTGCCGCATCGACACGCTCGACGAGCTTGACTACTTCCGCAACGGCGGCATCCTGCCCTACGTGCTGCGCAACCTCGCGGCGTGA
- a CDS encoding DUF1223 domain-containing protein has protein sequence MFAPTAVTAPPLPMRAALPGGDRVARIGLVLLALVLILPAAAHAEDAPVKPVSAPKAMVELFTSQGCSACPPADKLMGELAERPDVIALTLAVDYWDYLGWKDTLAKHGHSLRQKAYARMRGDGKMFTPQAVVNGRIMAIGSDRSTLERTLSTIARPTVPVAVNKDGDKLKIRIGAAPGSGSGEVWLCPVASQMKVDIGRGENEGTSMTYHNVVRGWTKLGDWNGGEASFEATVRRLPGDATDAVAVFVQSGSSTEPGAILGATLQPLH, from the coding sequence ATGTTCGCCCCCACCGCCGTAACCGCCCCGCCCCTGCCCATGCGTGCCGCCCTTCCAGGTGGCGACCGGGTGGCGCGGATCGGGTTGGTGCTGCTGGCTCTGGTGCTGATCCTGCCGGCCGCCGCCCATGCCGAGGATGCCCCGGTCAAGCCGGTCTCCGCCCCCAAGGCGATGGTGGAGCTCTTCACCAGCCAAGGCTGCTCGGCCTGCCCGCCCGCCGACAAGCTGATGGGCGAGCTGGCGGAGCGTCCGGACGTCATCGCCCTCACTTTGGCGGTGGACTACTGGGACTATCTCGGCTGGAAGGACACGCTGGCCAAGCATGGCCATTCGCTGCGCCAGAAGGCCTATGCCCGCATGCGCGGCGACGGCAAGATGTTCACCCCGCAGGCGGTGGTGAACGGCCGCATCATGGCCATCGGCTCGGACCGCTCGACATTGGAGCGCACGCTCTCGACCATCGCCCGGCCCACCGTGCCGGTGGCGGTGAACAAGGACGGCGACAAGCTGAAGATCAGGATCGGCGCCGCGCCGGGCTCGGGATCGGGCGAGGTGTGGCTGTGCCCGGTGGCGAGCCAGATGAAGGTCGACATCGGCCGCGGCGAGAACGAGGGCACCAGCATGACCTACCACAATGTGGTACGCGGCTGGACCAAGCTCGGCGACTGGAACGGCGGCGAGGCGAGCTTCGAGGCGACCGTGCGCCGTCTGCCGGGCGACGCCACCGATGCGGTGGCGGTGTTCGTGCAGTCGGGCTCCTCGACCGAGCCCGGCGCCATCCTCGGCGCCACGCTGCAACCCCTGCACTGA
- a CDS encoding DUF2794 domain-containing protein produces the protein MAEIDPIQLPVAGRADLVTFDRRELDRILDLYGRMVALGEWRDYAIDFTRDRAIFSIFRRSTEVPIYRIEKDPRLARRQGAYTVVSQTGLILKRGHELSRVIAVLEKPLRAVN, from the coding sequence GTGGCGGAAATCGACCCCATACAATTGCCGGTCGCAGGTCGTGCCGACCTCGTCACCTTCGACCGGCGCGAGCTCGACCGGATCCTCGATCTCTACGGGCGCATGGTGGCGCTGGGCGAGTGGCGCGACTACGCCATCGACTTCACCAGGGACCGCGCCATCTTCTCCATCTTCCGGCGCTCGACCGAGGTGCCGATCTACCGCATCGAGAAGGACCCGCGCCTCGCCCGCCGGCAGGGCGCCTACACGGTGGTGTCGCAGACCGGCCTCATCCTCAAGCGCGGCCATGAGCTTTCCCGCGTCATCGCGGTGCTGGAAAAGCCGCTGCGTGCGGTAAACTGA
- the aguB gene encoding N-carbamoylputrescine amidase: protein MRNLTVAATQMHCDWDVEGNIARAEGLVREAAGRGAKLILLQELFETPYFCQDQLYEFLELASPFEGNKLVAHFAALAKELGVVLPVSFFERAGNAAFNSLAMVDADGSILGLYRKSHIPDGPGYTEKFYFSPGDTGFRVWDTAVGRIGVGICWDQWFPECARAMALLGAEVLLYPTAIGSEPHDASLDSSGHWQRVMQGHAGANLMPLIASNRIGTEAGRNGTSLTFYGSSFIADPTGAKVAEAGRSGQEVLTATFDLDAIAHQRHSWGVFRDRRPELYGPLLSLDGRALTRKAGWAS, encoded by the coding sequence ATGCGCAACCTGACCGTTGCCGCCACCCAGATGCACTGTGACTGGGATGTTGAGGGCAACATCGCCCGCGCCGAGGGATTGGTGCGCGAGGCCGCCGGGCGCGGCGCCAAGCTCATCCTGCTGCAGGAGCTGTTCGAGACCCCCTATTTCTGCCAGGACCAGCTCTACGAATTCCTCGAGCTCGCCTCGCCCTTCGAGGGCAACAAGCTCGTCGCGCATTTCGCCGCGCTGGCGAAGGAGCTCGGCGTGGTGCTGCCCGTGAGCTTCTTCGAGCGCGCCGGCAACGCCGCCTTCAACAGCCTCGCCATGGTCGACGCCGACGGCTCCATCCTCGGCCTCTACCGCAAGAGCCACATCCCCGACGGGCCGGGCTACACCGAGAAGTTCTACTTCTCGCCCGGCGATACCGGCTTCCGGGTGTGGGACACGGCGGTCGGGCGTATCGGGGTGGGCATCTGCTGGGACCAGTGGTTCCCGGAATGCGCGCGCGCCATGGCGCTGCTCGGCGCCGAGGTGCTGCTCTATCCCACCGCCATCGGCTCCGAGCCGCATGATGCGAGCCTCGATTCCTCCGGCCACTGGCAGCGCGTGATGCAAGGCCATGCGGGGGCCAACCTCATGCCGCTGATCGCGTCCAACCGCATCGGCACGGAGGCGGGGCGCAACGGCACCTCCCTCACCTTCTACGGCTCGTCCTTCATCGCCGACCCGACCGGCGCCAAGGTCGCCGAGGCGGGCCGCAGCGGGCAGGAGGTGCTGACCGCCACCTTCGACCTCGACGCCATCGCCCATCAGCGCCATAGCTGGGGCGTGTTCCGCGACCGCCGGCCGGAACTCTACGGCCCGCTGCTCTCGCTCGACGGGCGCGCGCTGACGCGGAAGGCCGGCTGGGCATCATGA
- the aguA gene encoding agmatine deiminase — protein sequence MSETLTSLPAADGFRMPAEWEPHAGTWMIWPERPDNWREGAAPAQAAFAEVAAAIARFEPLTMLVSARQWRNARDMLPASVRLIETTSDDSWCRDSGATFLVDAAGRLRGVDWQFNAWGGLYAPHDQDEMIAAKMLEAERAPRYAAPLVLEGGSIHVDGEGTVLTTEECLLNPNRNPDFSREDIEQYLKDYLGVSKVLWLGAGLVDDETSGHIDNLACFVRPGVVALTWCEDPLDPQYAISRDAHERLSAMTDARGRSLEIVKLPLPGPLYRAPEEAIDIGPAAGSMSRGIGERLGASYANFYIGNGFILMPLLDPAHDEEARGILATLFPDRQVVGVPTREIVLGGGNIHCITQQQPVGRAG from the coding sequence ATGAGCGAGACCCTGACGAGCCTGCCCGCCGCCGACGGCTTCCGCATGCCGGCGGAATGGGAGCCGCATGCCGGCACCTGGATGATCTGGCCGGAGCGGCCGGACAATTGGCGCGAGGGCGCCGCCCCGGCGCAGGCCGCCTTCGCCGAGGTGGCGGCGGCGATCGCCCGCTTCGAGCCGCTGACCATGCTGGTCTCCGCCCGGCAATGGCGCAATGCGCGCGACATGCTGCCAGCTTCGGTGCGGCTGATCGAGACGACGAGCGACGATTCCTGGTGCCGCGACAGCGGCGCCACCTTCCTCGTCGACGCCGCCGGCCGGCTGCGCGGCGTCGACTGGCAGTTCAACGCCTGGGGCGGGCTCTACGCGCCCCACGACCAGGACGAGATGATCGCCGCCAAGATGCTGGAGGCCGAGCGCGCCCCGCGCTACGCCGCGCCGCTGGTGCTGGAAGGCGGCTCGATCCATGTCGATGGCGAAGGCACGGTGCTGACCACCGAGGAATGCCTGCTCAACCCCAACCGCAACCCCGATTTTTCGCGCGAGGACATCGAGCAGTACCTGAAGGACTATCTCGGCGTCTCCAAGGTGCTGTGGCTCGGCGCCGGCCTCGTCGACGACGAGACCTCCGGCCATATCGACAACCTCGCCTGCTTCGTGCGGCCGGGCGTCGTCGCGCTGACCTGGTGCGAGGACCCGCTCGACCCGCAATACGCCATCTCGCGCGACGCCCATGAGCGGCTCTCGGCGATGACGGACGCGCGCGGCCGTTCGCTGGAAATCGTCAAGCTGCCGCTGCCGGGCCCGCTCTATCGCGCGCCGGAGGAAGCCATCGACATCGGCCCCGCCGCCGGCTCCATGTCGCGCGGCATCGGCGAGCGGCTCGGGGCGTCCTACGCCAATTTCTACATCGGCAACGGCTTCATCCTGATGCCGCTGCTCGATCCGGCGCATGACGAGGAGGCGCGTGGCATCCTCGCGACGCTGTTCCCCGATCGGCAGGTGGTCGGCGTGCCGACGCGCGAGATCGTCCTCGGTGGCGGCAACATCCACTGCATCACCCAGCAGCAGCCGGTGGGGCGGGCGGGGTAG
- a CDS encoding SDR family oxidoreductase has protein sequence MAKVLVTGGSGFIAAHVMLRLLEEGHEVRATLRKLSRAEEVRAMLMTGGAAEAKVEFHAADLTADAGWAEAAAGVDYVMHVASPLPAAMAGTDAELVGPARDGTLRVLRAAREAGVKRVVVTSSFAAVGYGHVPGKPRYDETDWSNPDGPGVDAYVRSKTLAERAAWDFVGREGGGMELAAVNPVGVMGPALGTDLSASLDLVRTLLAGTLPATPRVYFGLVDVRDVAELHLRAMTEPAAAGERFLATAGDALSLHEMAQMLRAGLGAAARRVPRFEMPDFLVRLVALALPMARAAVPRLGIVRSASNEKAKRLLGWAPRPPEEALLATAESLIRFGVVKG, from the coding sequence TTGGCGAAGGTTCTGGTTACCGGCGGCTCCGGCTTCATCGCCGCCCATGTCATGCTGCGGCTTCTCGAGGAAGGGCACGAGGTCCGCGCCACGCTACGCAAGCTCTCCCGCGCTGAGGAGGTGCGGGCCATGCTCATGACCGGCGGCGCGGCGGAGGCGAAGGTGGAGTTCCACGCCGCCGACCTCACCGCCGATGCCGGCTGGGCCGAGGCGGCGGCGGGGGTGGACTATGTGATGCATGTCGCCTCGCCCTTGCCGGCGGCGATGGCCGGCACCGACGCCGAACTCGTCGGCCCGGCCCGCGACGGCACGCTGCGCGTGCTGCGCGCCGCGCGCGAGGCGGGCGTGAAGCGCGTCGTCGTCACCTCTTCCTTCGCCGCGGTCGGCTATGGCCATGTGCCGGGCAAGCCGCGCTATGACGAGACCGACTGGAGCAACCCGGACGGGCCGGGGGTGGATGCCTATGTGCGCTCCAAGACGCTGGCCGAGCGCGCGGCCTGGGACTTCGTCGGCCGCGAGGGCGGCGGCATGGAGCTCGCCGCCGTCAATCCGGTCGGGGTGATGGGGCCGGCGCTCGGCACCGACCTCTCCGCCTCGCTGGACCTCGTCCGCACCCTGCTGGCCGGGACGCTGCCGGCGACGCCGCGGGTCTATTTCGGCCTGGTCGACGTGCGCGACGTCGCCGAGCTGCATCTGCGGGCGATGACCGAGCCGGCTGCTGCGGGCGAGCGCTTCCTCGCCACCGCCGGCGACGCGCTGTCGCTGCACGAGATGGCGCAGATGCTGCGGGCCGGCCTCGGCGCGGCGGCGCGGCGGGTGCCGCGCTTCGAGATGCCCGATTTCCTCGTGCGCCTCGTCGCGCTGGCGCTGCCCATGGCGCGCGCCGCGGTGCCGCGCCTCGGCATCGTCCGCAGCGCCAGCAACGAGAAGGCGAAGCGCCTGCTCGGCTGGGCGCCGCGCCCGCCCGAAGAGGCCCTCCTCGCCACCGCCGAGAGCCTGATCCGCTTTGGGGTGGTGAAGGGCTGA
- a CDS encoding iron-containing alcohol dehydrogenase, whose product MALINYLTSVQFDFGALTLLPAELKRLGISRPFLVTDKGVRAAGLLDRVTGVLGDELAPAIHDDTPANPTEDAALKAAEAFKAAGCDGLVALGGGSAIDLAKAVALIATHPGPLQQYAAVEGGVSRIGPVAPLIAIPTTAGTGSEVGRAAVIIMQSGRKLGLLSPHLLPELAICDPELTLGLPPMLTAATGMDAISHCVETFLAPAVNPPAEAIALDGLSRAISHIERATKDGSDRDARWNMMMAAMEGAMAFQKGLGAVHALSHPLGALPQRPHHGTLNAILLPAVLRFNRPSVGAKWARLNAVLGLPEDGDAAGFFAALNSRLGLPTGFTAMGISREDLAPIPAQALKDHCHATNPRLASEDDYRGMLEESL is encoded by the coding sequence ATGGCGCTCATCAATTATCTCACCAGCGTGCAGTTCGATTTCGGCGCGCTCACCCTGCTGCCGGCGGAGCTGAAGAGGCTCGGCATTTCTCGGCCCTTCCTCGTCACCGACAAGGGCGTGCGCGCCGCCGGCCTGCTGGACCGCGTCACCGGCGTGCTCGGCGATGAGCTGGCGCCCGCCATCCATGACGACACCCCGGCCAACCCGACCGAGGACGCCGCGCTCAAGGCCGCCGAGGCGTTCAAGGCGGCCGGCTGCGACGGCCTCGTCGCGCTGGGCGGCGGCTCGGCCATCGATCTGGCCAAGGCGGTGGCGCTGATCGCCACCCATCCCGGCCCGCTCCAGCAATATGCCGCCGTCGAAGGCGGGGTGAGCCGCATCGGCCCGGTCGCGCCGCTGATCGCCATCCCCACCACGGCGGGCACGGGCAGCGAGGTCGGCCGCGCCGCGGTGATCATCATGCAGTCCGGCCGCAAGCTCGGCCTGCTCAGCCCGCATCTGCTGCCCGAGCTCGCCATTTGCGACCCCGAGCTGACGCTCGGCCTGCCACCCATGCTCACGGCCGCCACCGGCATGGACGCGATCTCGCATTGCGTCGAGACCTTCCTCGCCCCGGCGGTCAACCCGCCGGCGGAAGCCATCGCGCTGGACGGCCTTTCCCGCGCCATCTCCCATATCGAGCGCGCGACCAAGGACGGCTCCGACCGCGACGCGCGCTGGAACATGATGATGGCGGCGATGGAAGGTGCCATGGCGTTCCAGAAGGGCCTCGGCGCGGTGCATGCGCTCTCCCATCCGCTCGGCGCGCTACCGCAGCGCCCGCATCACGGCACGCTCAACGCGATCCTCCTGCCCGCCGTGCTGCGCTTCAACCGGCCTTCGGTCGGGGCCAAATGGGCCCGGCTCAACGCCGTGCTGGGCCTGCCCGAGGACGGCGACGCCGCCGGCTTCTTCGCCGCGCTGAACAGCCGGCTCGGCCTGCCCACCGGCTTCACTGCCATGGGGATAAGCCGCGAGGACCTGGCGCCGATCCCGGCACAGGCGCTCAAGGACCATTGCCACGCCACCAATCCGCGCCTCGCCAGCGAGGACGACTATCGCGGCATGCTTGAGGAATCGCTCTAG
- a CDS encoding acyltransferase family protein, whose amino-acid sequence MQYRPEIDGLRAVAVLPVILFHAGIAPFSGGFVGVDVFFVISGYLITTLIAAEMEEGKFSLLRFYERRARRILPALFLVMACCIPFAWMWMFPAQFEEFAASVVAVVLFVSNILFWSEVGYFGPVADEQPLLHTWSLAVEEQFYIVFPLLLLLLWRFGRQRVLGFVIVLSLLSLWLAEQGARHHPEANFYLIHTRAWELGAGAICALVMRGGPPRPHTLLSLAGLGLILFSVFAYSEATPFPSLYALAPVGGTALIILFAGPATLTGRVLALPPLVGIGLISYSAYLWHQPLFAFARIRSLDAPGPGLMLALSVLSIGLAYLSWRFVERPFRAGGTRRIGRRAVFGSAFGAAVLLVGFGMFGYLNDGAPFRLPDKAVALLAYEDDVEATAAVEPCRFNAARPLQAQPVAACSGYMVDGKADVVFIGDSHSAGISPAVQEALKKEGISSYATSYAACIGLPGFYRVGLPRPEECDKYNRDMMKFAKAHGTKVVVITSRFAAYTEGRGFDNREGGVETRLTLPTELIGTTGRNAWTDPDRKARIVGALKSKVEAVADEIDVVLVYPIPEAGWNVPRRAARMAMAGEGGDFALTTSYDVYRTRNADVVAALDAVDRPNVFRVHPDGVLCDAASGRCRNADQDVALYADGNHLSDAGAQLLAPAIVSQIKKAMASGDDRQVAR is encoded by the coding sequence ATGCAGTATAGACCCGAGATCGACGGCCTGCGGGCCGTCGCGGTTCTCCCCGTCATCCTGTTCCATGCGGGCATCGCGCCGTTCTCGGGCGGCTTCGTCGGCGTCGACGTCTTCTTCGTCATCAGCGGCTACCTGATCACCACCCTCATCGCCGCCGAGATGGAGGAGGGGAAGTTCTCGCTGCTGCGCTTCTACGAGCGGCGGGCGCGGCGCATCCTGCCCGCGCTGTTCCTGGTCATGGCGTGCTGCATCCCCTTCGCCTGGATGTGGATGTTCCCCGCGCAGTTCGAGGAGTTCGCGGCCTCCGTCGTGGCGGTGGTGCTGTTCGTCTCCAACATCCTGTTCTGGTCGGAGGTCGGCTATTTCGGCCCCGTCGCCGATGAGCAGCCGCTGCTCCACACCTGGAGCCTCGCGGTCGAGGAGCAGTTCTACATCGTCTTCCCGCTGCTGCTGCTCCTCCTCTGGCGGTTCGGCCGGCAGCGCGTGCTCGGCTTCGTCATCGTGCTGTCGCTTCTGAGCCTGTGGCTCGCCGAGCAGGGCGCGCGCCACCATCCGGAGGCGAATTTCTACCTCATCCACACCCGCGCCTGGGAGCTCGGCGCCGGGGCGATCTGCGCGCTGGTGATGCGCGGCGGGCCGCCGCGTCCGCACACGCTGCTCTCGCTCGCCGGGCTCGGGCTGATCCTGTTCTCGGTCTTCGCCTATAGCGAGGCGACGCCCTTCCCCTCGCTCTACGCGCTGGCGCCGGTCGGCGGCACCGCGCTGATCATCCTCTTCGCCGGCCCGGCCACGCTCACCGGGCGGGTGCTGGCGCTGCCGCCGCTGGTCGGCATCGGGCTGATCAGCTACAGCGCCTATCTCTGGCACCAGCCGCTCTTCGCCTTCGCCCGCATCCGCAGCCTCGATGCGCCCGGGCCGGGGCTGATGCTGGCGCTCTCCGTCCTCTCCATCGGCCTCGCCTATTTGAGCTGGCGCTTCGTCGAGCGCCCCTTCCGTGCCGGCGGCACCAGGCGGATCGGCCGGCGCGCTGTGTTCGGCTCCGCATTCGGTGCCGCCGTGCTGCTCGTCGGCTTCGGCATGTTTGGCTATCTCAATGACGGCGCGCCGTTCCGGCTGCCCGACAAGGCGGTGGCGCTGCTCGCCTATGAGGACGACGTCGAGGCCACCGCCGCCGTCGAGCCCTGCCGCTTCAACGCCGCGCGCCCATTGCAGGCGCAGCCGGTCGCCGCTTGCAGCGGCTACATGGTCGACGGCAAGGCAGATGTCGTCTTCATCGGCGACAGCCATTCGGCGGGAATCTCGCCGGCGGTGCAGGAGGCGCTGAAGAAAGAGGGGATCTCCTCCTACGCCACCTCCTATGCCGCCTGCATCGGGCTGCCCGGCTTCTACCGCGTCGGCCTGCCGCGCCCGGAGGAATGCGATAAGTACAATCGCGACATGATGAAATTCGCCAAGGCGCACGGCACCAAGGTGGTGGTCATCACCTCGCGCTTCGCCGCCTATACGGAGGGGCGCGGCTTCGACAATCGCGAAGGCGGCGTCGAGACCCGCCTCACCCTTCCCACCGAGCTGATCGGCACGACGGGCCGCAACGCCTGGACCGACCCGGACCGGAAGGCGCGGATCGTCGGCGCGCTGAAGTCGAAGGTCGAGGCGGTCGCGGACGAGATCGACGTGGTGCTGGTCTATCCCATTCCCGAAGCCGGCTGGAACGTGCCCCGGCGCGCGGCGCGGATGGCGATGGCCGGCGAGGGCGGTGATTTCGCGCTCACCACCTCCTATGACGTCTACCGCACGCGCAATGCCGACGTCGTCGCCGCCCTCGACGCCGTCGATCGCCCCAATGTCTTCCGGGTGCACCCCGACGGCGTGCTCTGCGACGCGGCGAGCGGGCGCTGCCGCAACGCCGACCAGGACGTCGCGCTCTATGCCGACGGGAACCACCTCTCGGATGCCGGCGCGCAGCTCCTCGCCCCGGCGATCGTCAGCCAGATCAAGAAGGCGATGGCGTCGGGCGACGACCGGCAGGTGGCGCGCTGA